In Quatrionicoccus australiensis, the following are encoded in one genomic region:
- a CDS encoding ParA family protein: MSETQAVSALRDPTFRGKFVCDALVWPSISLHILKKLTGKETGDGARHVYRPADVRKLKLAQYENEESSVNRKPPPVVNCRMAKGGTGKTTVAANLGTAFSFMGYKTLMIDADPQASLTNMMGIDASSEDITHIGHLMEQFVGNKGHVDVASAVRNVFSEGMLDIIPADITLTNADGWLMNQMQRETVFDRLLVSNKDFFEQYDVIVVDSAPGTSLLSMNIMVATRTQLAVCWLDRENLKALPILLGNVDEINAAYPNHASDVEIVANGYSAIYKQSKEALEVLVAKYPHQLNENVIQQFSGFHRQQALPGGECKGAVVEQDQSSPGAKAMLDLAKSLLGRYKITLAGFDESIPSTRGN, from the coding sequence ATGTCGGAAACACAAGCAGTTAGCGCTCTCCGCGACCCGACTTTCCGTGGAAAGTTTGTTTGTGATGCTTTGGTGTGGCCTTCCATCTCTCTCCACATACTGAAAAAACTGACAGGAAAAGAGACGGGCGATGGCGCTCGGCATGTATATCGTCCTGCGGATGTACGAAAGCTAAAGCTTGCCCAGTACGAAAACGAAGAATCGTCGGTCAATCGTAAGCCCCCACCGGTTGTGAATTGCCGCATGGCCAAGGGCGGAACAGGTAAGACAACTGTTGCTGCCAATCTAGGAACTGCGTTCTCGTTCATGGGCTACAAGACCCTGATGATCGACGCTGATCCTCAAGCCTCCCTGACCAACATGATGGGAATTGACGCCTCCTCCGAGGACATCACGCACATCGGGCACCTGATGGAGCAGTTTGTTGGAAACAAGGGCCATGTTGACGTTGCCTCAGCAGTTCGCAATGTCTTTTCGGAAGGTATGCTGGACATCATTCCCGCTGATATCACCCTGACTAACGCAGATGGCTGGTTGATGAACCAGATGCAACGTGAGACTGTGTTCGATCGCCTTCTGGTAAGCAATAAGGACTTCTTTGAGCAATACGACGTAATCGTTGTCGACTCTGCTCCCGGTACGTCGCTTCTCTCGATGAATATCATGGTAGCTACCCGTACGCAGCTCGCTGTGTGTTGGCTCGATCGCGAAAATCTCAAGGCCTTGCCGATCCTTCTTGGTAATGTCGATGAGATCAATGCTGCTTACCCGAACCATGCTTCAGACGTTGAGATTGTCGCTAACGGTTATTCTGCGATCTACAAGCAATCGAAGGAAGCGCTGGAGGTGTTGGTTGCTAAGTATCCGCACCAGCTCAATGAGAACGTGATCCAGCAATTCTCTGGTTTTCATCGTCAGCAAGCGCTGCCCGGTGGTGAATGCAAAGGAGCCGTTGTTGAGCAAGACCAAAGCTCTCCTGGTGCAAAGGCCATGCTTGATCTGGCCAAGTCGCTTCTAGGTCGATACAAGATTACGCTTGCCGGATTCGACGAGTCGATTCCATCTACACGCGGCAACTAA
- a CDS encoding type II toxin-antitoxin system RelE/ParE family toxin: MSEKPIDWRGSSLRDIKDDDIFTPNARKEAGHQLSQVQAGLEPDDWKPFDVVGAGTKEIRINLDDGWFRVMYVAKFPEAVYVLHCFKKKTTSTSKHDKDITAARYKAVIQERSKK; this comes from the coding sequence ATGAGCGAGAAACCGATTGACTGGCGAGGGTCTTCGCTGCGAGACATCAAGGATGACGACATCTTCACACCTAATGCTCGCAAGGAGGCAGGACACCAGCTTAGTCAGGTTCAGGCAGGGCTTGAACCCGACGACTGGAAGCCGTTCGATGTGGTTGGTGCGGGAACGAAAGAAATCCGCATCAATCTCGACGACGGTTGGTTCCGCGTAATGTACGTCGCCAAGTTTCCGGAAGCGGTTTATGTGTTGCACTGCTTCAAGAAGAAGACGACTTCAACCAGCAAACATGACAAGGACATTACGGCCGCTCGCTACAAGGCTGTTATCCAGGAAAGGAGTAAGAAATGA
- a CDS encoding replication initiation protein: protein MAQNPNTSGTEKATAVVVADRAREVRKHNTEIGYRVQSGHLSLLSRKMINVLLYYAQRMRGEEDAEGKYWVEVSKIVKDAKFNSRDYELLRESLDELQSVKIIRQTENGGITSDVLIPSFTIDNMVHSTNEALSTGQKKRGGKLIVGFSLPVGVKELLLNPKSNYTVLPINYVASLRTIGGLVLYEITKRYSTNPSGVTNRETWQWWWRILTGAADGATHPEYKYFKRDVIKKAVDEINSVTDLRIELIEFKEGRWIKDLQFTVELAKQGSFDLDPPPIDNTLLSRITALGVSTSEAEKLISKHGEDELKANLEVVEERVSKPNLPQLDSPAAYLKTALKNRYGDGRKAQKEASTKQAEKVAKKVAETNAAAEEEQNLRRSLANEARDRFEALSEQEQQELLSRFIETLKGPALTSFRKSGLKTQLVSATFNGWLVEAFALSGA, encoded by the coding sequence ATGGCTCAAAACCCAAACACTTCCGGTACCGAAAAGGCGACAGCAGTAGTTGTCGCAGATCGCGCTCGCGAGGTCAGAAAGCACAATACAGAGATTGGCTATCGAGTCCAATCCGGGCACTTGTCGCTGCTGAGCCGGAAGATGATCAACGTCTTGCTGTACTACGCACAGCGTATGCGCGGAGAAGAGGACGCTGAAGGTAAATACTGGGTTGAAGTGTCCAAGATCGTCAAGGACGCAAAATTTAACTCGCGAGACTACGAGTTGTTGCGCGAAAGCCTCGATGAGCTGCAATCGGTCAAGATTATTCGACAGACAGAAAACGGCGGCATTACGTCCGACGTGCTGATCCCCAGCTTTACGATCGACAACATGGTCCACTCAACCAACGAGGCGCTGTCCACCGGTCAGAAAAAGCGAGGAGGAAAACTAATCGTCGGCTTTTCGCTTCCGGTTGGCGTCAAAGAGTTGCTTCTCAATCCGAAAAGCAACTACACGGTGCTTCCGATCAACTACGTCGCTAGCCTACGGACAATTGGTGGTCTGGTTCTGTACGAGATCACCAAGCGCTATTCCACGAACCCGTCAGGAGTTACCAATCGCGAGACCTGGCAGTGGTGGTGGAGGATTCTCACCGGGGCCGCGGATGGAGCAACGCACCCGGAATACAAATATTTCAAGCGCGACGTTATCAAGAAGGCTGTTGATGAAATCAATTCGGTCACCGATCTTCGCATCGAGCTGATTGAGTTCAAGGAAGGGCGCTGGATCAAGGATCTGCAATTTACCGTTGAGCTGGCCAAGCAGGGCAGCTTTGACCTCGATCCGCCGCCGATCGATAACACGCTGCTGTCTCGCATTACAGCCCTTGGCGTCTCAACCTCCGAGGCGGAAAAACTCATTTCCAAGCACGGCGAAGATGAGCTGAAGGCCAACCTCGAAGTTGTCGAAGAGCGAGTATCGAAGCCCAACTTGCCTCAACTCGATTCTCCGGCTGCGTACCTCAAGACAGCCCTCAAAAACCGCTACGGTGACGGTCGAAAGGCTCAGAAAGAGGCTAGCACCAAGCAAGCAGAGAAGGTGGCCAAGAAGGTTGCCGAGACAAATGCAGCAGCAGAAGAGGAACAAAATCTTCGCAGAAGCCTTGCAAACGAGGCTAGGGACCGGTTTGAGGCACTTTCCGAACAGGAACAACAGGAACTACTCAGTCGCTTCATAGAGACGCTAAAAGGCCCTGCGCTTACGTCTTTTCGGAAGTCCGGACTCAAGACACAACTGGTCTCGGCAACATTCAACGGCTGGTTGGTAGAGGCTTTTGCTCTATCGGGCGCTTAA
- a CDS encoding LysR family transcriptional regulator, giving the protein MADLNLMAVFARVVEAGSFSEAARRMGCSRSAVSKAVAKLEKSLGAHLLNRTTRYLSLTEIGAAIAEHCSRILEEATEAEQLVGSLNSEARGVLRVSASVAFGTLHVAPALAKFLPLHPGLKIDLSITDRWVNLAEEGYDVAIHVTGDPQLNLVARPLAPVRRKLCATPDYFRRKGIPQTPADLVAHNCLDYTRSGEPGRWRFTGPEGEIAVPVNGPLHVDDDEALSQAVLGGLGVGLLPTFIIGKDLQSGNLQAVLSEYIPVERYVYAMYLPTRHLPSKVRVFIDFMISHIGEEPYWDR; this is encoded by the coding sequence ATGGCTGATTTGAATCTGATGGCAGTTTTCGCCCGTGTGGTCGAGGCAGGTAGTTTTTCGGAAGCGGCGCGGCGGATGGGGTGCTCGCGGTCGGCGGTCAGCAAGGCTGTTGCCAAGTTGGAAAAATCGCTTGGCGCTCACCTGCTGAACCGGACAACCCGCTACCTCAGCCTGACTGAAATCGGCGCCGCGATTGCAGAGCATTGTTCCCGTATCCTTGAGGAAGCAACGGAAGCGGAACAACTGGTCGGCAGCCTGAACAGCGAAGCGAGGGGGGTTCTTCGCGTCAGCGCGTCGGTTGCTTTCGGCACGCTGCATGTCGCGCCCGCCCTCGCCAAATTTTTGCCGCTCCATCCGGGACTCAAGATAGACCTCAGCATCACCGACCGCTGGGTGAACCTGGCCGAGGAGGGATATGACGTAGCTATCCATGTTACCGGCGACCCCCAGTTGAATCTCGTGGCACGTCCGCTGGCACCGGTCCGCCGGAAGTTGTGCGCGACACCGGATTACTTTCGTAGGAAGGGTATTCCTCAGACTCCCGCCGATCTGGTTGCTCACAACTGTCTGGACTACACGCGCTCTGGAGAGCCAGGGCGCTGGCGCTTTACCGGACCGGAAGGTGAGATTGCCGTACCGGTCAATGGCCCGTTGCATGTCGATGACGACGAGGCGCTATCGCAAGCCGTCCTCGGTGGGCTAGGGGTAGGCCTGTTGCCGACTTTCATCATTGGCAAGGATCTGCAAAGTGGCAACTTGCAGGCTGTTTTATCCGAGTACATCCCGGTCGAGCGCTATGTCTATGCAATGTATTTGCCGACACGCCACCTGCCCAGTAAGGTCAGGGTATTCATTGATTTCATGATTTCCCATATTGGCGAGGAGCCGTACTGGGACCGCTAG
- a CDS encoding type II toxin-antitoxin system RelE/ParE family toxin, translating into MIRLVWRPMAYEDRAAIMDYIALDNPGAALELDEEIEAKTNVLVSHPKLYKPGRMKGTREMVIRPNYVVVYREMSAEVTILRVLHAARQWP; encoded by the coding sequence ATGATTCGCCTGGTCTGGCGACCGATGGCCTACGAGGACCGGGCGGCAATCATGGATTACATAGCCTTGGACAACCCCGGCGCGGCGCTGGAACTGGACGAGGAAATCGAGGCCAAAACCAATGTCCTGGTCAGTCATCCCAAGCTCTACAAGCCAGGCCGAATGAAGGGCACACGAGAAATGGTAATTCGGCCCAACTATGTTGTGGTCTATCGCGAGATGTCGGCCGAGGTCACTATCTTGCGGGTGCTTCACGCCGCTCGCCAGTGGCCGTAA
- a CDS encoding Fic family protein: MPTTQTDQSQDPNATRIGRLVMTVAFNETMNAYVPQPLPPSPPLVLSDELLNRLSEADRAVGRLDGVAMLLPDKALFLYMYVRKEAVLSSQIEGTQSTLDELLRYENEALAGKPLDDITEVSNYVDAMMYGLERLKDPKGLPLCLRLLREMHARLLQKGRGENKDPGEFRRSQNWLGGTRPGNAQFVPPPVNEMDACLSDLERFMQDDSRPIPPLVKAGLLHVQFETIHPFLDGNGRLGRLLIALFLVDKGVLREPLLYLSLYLKTRREDYYRLLQEVRVKGNWETWLEFFLEGVAYTANNAYESAMGIVSLFRSDRERIAAAGDQTNSMLRIHELLQIHPFLNAAQAQRKTGLSAPTVNKAFEGLEGLGIVHEVTGKQRGRVFAYGAFLDILDAGTDVAA, encoded by the coding sequence ATGCCCACCACTCAGACCGACCAGTCCCAAGACCCGAACGCCACGCGGATCGGGCGCCTCGTCATGACCGTCGCTTTCAACGAAACCATGAACGCCTACGTGCCGCAGCCGCTTCCCCCGTCGCCGCCCCTGGTCCTCTCCGACGAGCTGCTGAACCGCCTGAGCGAGGCTGACCGGGCCGTCGGGCGGCTGGACGGCGTGGCCATGCTGCTACCGGACAAGGCCCTATTCCTCTACATGTACGTCCGAAAGGAAGCCGTACTTTCTTCCCAGATCGAGGGAACGCAGTCCACGCTCGACGAGCTGCTCCGTTACGAGAACGAGGCGCTGGCAGGCAAGCCACTCGACGACATCACGGAAGTTTCGAACTACGTCGACGCGATGATGTACGGCCTCGAACGCCTGAAAGATCCCAAGGGCCTGCCGCTGTGCCTGCGGCTGCTGCGGGAGATGCACGCGCGCCTGCTCCAGAAGGGGCGCGGTGAAAACAAGGATCCTGGCGAATTCCGCCGCTCGCAGAACTGGCTTGGCGGAACCCGTCCGGGCAACGCCCAGTTCGTCCCGCCGCCGGTCAACGAAATGGATGCATGCCTGAGCGACCTGGAGCGCTTCATGCAGGACGACTCGCGGCCCATCCCGCCGCTCGTGAAAGCCGGCCTGCTCCACGTCCAGTTCGAAACGATCCATCCTTTCCTCGACGGCAACGGACGCCTCGGACGCCTGCTGATCGCGCTCTTCCTGGTCGATAAAGGGGTGCTGCGCGAACCGCTGCTCTACCTAAGCCTCTACCTGAAAACCCGGCGGGAGGACTATTACCGGCTCCTGCAGGAGGTCCGCGTGAAAGGAAACTGGGAAACCTGGCTGGAGTTTTTCCTCGAGGGCGTCGCCTACACCGCCAACAACGCCTACGAAAGCGCCATGGGCATCGTCTCCCTCTTCCGGAGCGACCGCGAGCGGATCGCCGCCGCCGGCGACCAGACCAATTCGATGCTCCGCATCCACGAACTGTTGCAGATCCACCCGTTCCTGAACGCCGCGCAGGCGCAGCGGAAAACGGGCCTGAGCGCCCCGACGGTCAACAAGGCGTTCGAGGGCCTCGAAGGGCTCGGAATCGTCCACGAGGTGACCGGCAAGCAGCGCGGCCGGGTCTTCGCGTACGGAGCCTTCCTCGACATCCTCGACGCCGGCACCGACGTCGCGGCGTAA
- a CDS encoding antitoxin PaaA2 family protein: MSTHTIDTAMARRLVEASAIMGASIIGLPGGWSVMLKLGMTEKPLGVQRTDKPRTWSSLDTCMNYLKNELHIVRVDLLDASNYSAGDVTKSARADSSERMKRAHEAAAYDKWFRAQVQDAIDDPRPSLPGHQVSADFAVRRKALKQAADK, translated from the coding sequence ATGAGCACACATACGATTGACACCGCCATGGCCCGGCGCCTGGTCGAAGCCAGCGCCATCATGGGTGCTTCCATCATTGGTTTGCCGGGTGGCTGGTCGGTCATGCTCAAACTCGGCATGACCGAAAAGCCGCTCGGCGTGCAGCGTACTGACAAACCGCGCACCTGGAGCAGCCTGGACACCTGCATGAACTACCTCAAGAACGAATTGCACATTGTTCGCGTCGACCTGCTCGATGCCAGCAACTACAGCGCAGGCGACGTGACCAAGAGCGCTAGGGCAGATTCTTCCGAGCGCATGAAACGCGCCCACGAGGCAGCCGCTTACGATAAGTGGTTTCGTGCCCAGGTGCAGGATGCCATTGACGATCCGCGGCCCAGCCTCCCTGGTCATCAAGTATCGGCCGATTTTGCGGTTCGCCGGAAAGCACTCAAGCAGGCCGCCGATAAATGA
- a CDS encoding DMT family transporter has product MYLLLAGLLEIGWPVGLKWAQEPATRWQGIAVALVFMAASGFFLWLAQRHIPMGTAYAVWTGIGAAGTFLVGVLFFGDPSSVMRYIGVLLIVAGVATLKLAH; this is encoded by the coding sequence TTGTATTTGCTGCTGGCTGGACTGCTGGAAATTGGATGGCCTGTCGGGTTGAAATGGGCGCAAGAGCCTGCAACTCGTTGGCAGGGTATCGCGGTAGCACTGGTGTTTATGGCAGCCAGCGGATTTTTCCTCTGGCTAGCTCAACGTCACATCCCTATGGGGACGGCGTATGCTGTTTGGACCGGGATAGGCGCTGCCGGAACCTTTTTAGTGGGTGTGCTATTTTTTGGTGATCCGTCCTCAGTAATGAGATACATCGGAGTGCTGCTTATCGTAGCTGGCGTGGCAACATTGAAGCTTGCTCACTGA
- a CDS encoding Crp/Fnr family transcriptional regulator, with the protein MRDLQRVNIETHLKNSAIFNELGEEAIAQIAKVAREVRCDRGFTIFHRGDSCTGFHIVVFGQVKLSFTSAQGVEKILEIVQQGQSFGEAMMFLEKPYAVSAQALNSCLLLHISKSAVFSEMERNHGIMRKMIGSLAHQTHHLMLDVEGYTLLTGKQRIISYLLDQLKNGEPGSETVSIDLSVSKGAIASRLNLTKEHFSRILHELSDLDLIRVDGRHLTIPSMKRLSIYQFEQPSGPSTAPRQYGKS; encoded by the coding sequence ATGCGCGATCTTCAGAGGGTCAATATCGAAACGCACCTCAAGAATAGCGCCATCTTCAATGAACTCGGTGAGGAGGCCATCGCCCAGATCGCCAAGGTCGCCCGCGAGGTACGCTGTGACAGGGGATTCACCATCTTTCATCGCGGGGATTCCTGCACCGGGTTTCATATCGTCGTTTTCGGGCAGGTCAAGCTGTCGTTCACCTCGGCCCAGGGCGTCGAGAAAATCCTAGAAATAGTTCAACAAGGCCAAAGCTTTGGCGAAGCCATGATGTTCCTGGAGAAACCCTACGCTGTTTCGGCCCAGGCACTCAACAGCTGTTTGCTGTTGCACATCTCGAAATCGGCAGTCTTCAGCGAAATGGAGCGTAATCACGGCATCATGCGCAAAATGATCGGCAGCCTGGCACACCAGACACATCACTTGATGCTTGATGTCGAAGGCTACACCCTGCTCACCGGCAAACAGCGCATCATCAGCTACCTGCTCGATCAGCTGAAGAATGGCGAGCCGGGCAGTGAAACAGTGTCTATCGACCTTTCGGTCAGCAAAGGCGCCATCGCCTCACGGCTAAATCTGACCAAGGAGCATTTCTCGCGCATCCTGCATGAACTGAGTGATCTCGACCTGATTCGGGTCGATGGGCGGCACCTGACGATTCCCAGCATGAAACGATTGAGCATCTACCAATTCGAACAGCCTAGCGGTCCCAGTACGGCTCCTCGCCAATATGGGAAATCATGA
- a CDS encoding tyrosine-type recombinase/integrase — protein MTDRKINGAHFAFYRGWLEGLNLADLGERYLVTGRDLPRAKQTLRWLQDELYSAARKSKPPLARLLKLSPSQIQRIETQPTVSLNDFQAEVDPDFFYTEAELVELFEERYGSATDKSISRKAHRNERLIRKLRDTVTWLEDWIAEDPKQDDPVDAWLEKAIAERLIAADLGDLRKLADSMKKRGQLWYRKVPKVGPVAAQRIQRWMAENKLMLSENLPVITKPNPRLMPLEADIVPMERLMLPNDLSGISGSNRCYSNKMEARDDFDAINTWLRSIGSKEHTVRSYRGQAERFLLWMVFERQKALSSATIEDCISYRDFLDSLEEGKLWFWNLPRERWIGARSTPRWCDDWKPFAGPLSPTSQKQAISTLTTMCEWLVRQKYLDSNPWDGVSCNYSPEAKIRADHSLTMEQWHTVIAATNEMDRSEKFHRLYLALVFAYGLGLRLSEITEARIALHKEYPGKPNPGIKRALDGNGWDIEVLGKRNKLRTVPIPNAVMAAMSHYGEVIGLGRDVASWPEGQRIFLTLGDGSWRVKKKDFYERQPMSESQIYRMFKAHFKIAASKMETAMDAGHLIQASTHWLRHTHATHALEAGAEIHEVQENLGHSSVAVTAIYTHASRKRRKSAVEKLMAFAQLS, from the coding sequence ATGACCGACCGGAAAATCAACGGCGCACACTTTGCCTTTTATCGTGGCTGGCTTGAAGGTTTGAACCTTGCTGACCTTGGCGAACGCTACCTGGTCACCGGGCGTGATCTTCCTCGCGCAAAGCAAACGTTGCGTTGGTTGCAGGACGAACTGTATTCGGCAGCTCGTAAATCAAAGCCACCACTGGCGCGACTGCTCAAGCTTTCTCCATCTCAAATCCAGCGCATCGAAACCCAGCCAACGGTCAGCCTTAATGATTTTCAGGCCGAGGTCGATCCGGACTTTTTCTACACAGAAGCTGAGCTGGTCGAGCTTTTCGAAGAGCGCTACGGTTCCGCAACAGACAAATCCATTTCCCGTAAAGCTCACCGCAACGAGCGATTGATCCGAAAACTGCGCGATACGGTGACTTGGCTGGAAGACTGGATTGCTGAAGATCCGAAGCAAGATGATCCTGTGGACGCCTGGTTGGAGAAAGCAATTGCAGAGCGTCTGATCGCCGCTGACTTAGGGGATTTGCGCAAATTGGCAGACAGCATGAAGAAGCGTGGGCAGCTTTGGTACCGGAAGGTGCCGAAAGTCGGACCTGTCGCAGCCCAGCGTATCCAGCGCTGGATGGCGGAGAACAAGCTCATGCTGTCGGAAAACCTTCCTGTTATTACCAAGCCAAATCCACGGTTGATGCCTCTCGAAGCAGACATTGTTCCCATGGAGCGGTTGATGCTCCCGAACGATCTGAGCGGGATTTCCGGATCAAACCGTTGTTATTCGAACAAAATGGAAGCCCGAGACGACTTTGACGCCATAAATACGTGGCTAAGGAGCATTGGCTCGAAGGAACACACAGTCCGCAGTTATCGAGGGCAGGCTGAACGCTTCCTGCTTTGGATGGTCTTCGAGCGTCAAAAAGCCCTCTCCTCCGCAACTATAGAAGATTGCATCAGCTATCGGGATTTCCTCGACTCTCTGGAGGAAGGGAAGCTCTGGTTCTGGAACCTGCCCCGAGAACGTTGGATCGGTGCCCGCTCCACGCCTCGATGGTGTGACGACTGGAAACCCTTTGCCGGACCGTTGTCACCTACCAGTCAGAAGCAGGCAATCTCAACTCTAACAACGATGTGCGAATGGCTCGTTCGTCAGAAATATTTGGATTCCAACCCGTGGGATGGCGTTTCCTGTAACTACTCACCTGAAGCGAAAATTCGCGCAGATCACAGCCTCACGATGGAGCAATGGCATACAGTCATTGCAGCCACAAATGAGATGGATCGCAGTGAAAAGTTTCACCGGCTCTACCTTGCATTGGTGTTTGCCTATGGCCTGGGTCTGCGTCTTTCTGAAATTACCGAAGCCCGCATAGCTTTGCATAAAGAATATCCAGGTAAGCCTAATCCCGGCATCAAACGTGCGCTTGATGGAAACGGCTGGGACATCGAGGTGCTTGGCAAGCGAAACAAGCTCCGGACTGTGCCGATTCCGAATGCAGTCATGGCAGCTATGTCCCATTACGGAGAGGTGATTGGCCTTGGTCGTGATGTTGCATCATGGCCTGAAGGACAACGGATTTTCCTGACCCTTGGCGATGGCTCATGGCGGGTCAAGAAAAAAGACTTCTACGAACGGCAGCCAATGTCCGAGTCCCAGATCTACCGGATGTTCAAAGCCCATTTCAAGATTGCTGCCTCAAAAATGGAAACAGCGATGGATGCCGGGCACTTGATCCAGGCTTCAACGCATTGGCTGCGCCACACGCACGCCACGCACGCATTGGAAGCCGGAGCAGAGATCCATGAGGTGCAGGAGAACCTCGGGCATAGCAGCGTCGCCGTTACCGCGATCTACACCCATGCAAGTAGAAAACGGCGGAAATCCGCCGTTGAGAAACTGATGGCCTTTGCCCAGCTGTCTTGA
- a CDS encoding helix-turn-helix domain-containing protein, whose protein sequence is MSIETKSMHITPVGGNVFADLGFEPKEAAALKAESQRIISEKLSIKDSLMTELAGWIEAKKLKQAEAAEILGVTRPRVSDVINKKAIKFTIDALVDMLARTGKHVQLSVQ, encoded by the coding sequence ATGAGCATCGAGACCAAATCCATGCACATTACCCCTGTCGGCGGCAACGTGTTCGCAGACTTGGGGTTCGAACCGAAAGAAGCGGCAGCGCTGAAGGCTGAATCGCAACGAATCATCTCCGAAAAGCTGTCCATCAAAGATTCCTTGATGACCGAACTGGCGGGATGGATTGAAGCGAAGAAGCTCAAGCAAGCTGAAGCGGCGGAGATTCTTGGCGTGACACGTCCGCGTGTTTCCGACGTAATCAACAAGAAGGCCATTAAATTCACCATTGACGCATTGGTGGACATGCTGGCAAGGACAGGCAAGCACGTTCAGTTGTCTGTCCAGTAA
- the rnk gene encoding nucleoside diphosphate kinase regulator — translation MTHQNFALAQKIPSKSDGFETPIVGTADYLRLRQYVMSDKLADELDRAIVVETEQVPEDVVRMHARCTYIDCRIGTQREIELVYPDESDPAMGKISVLTPVGSALIGLRVGQEIAWEFPDGSMRYLKVASVTQSAE, via the coding sequence ATGACACATCAAAATTTTGCTTTAGCCCAGAAAATACCCAGCAAATCCGACGGATTTGAAACTCCAATTGTCGGCACAGCAGACTATCTGCGCTTACGTCAATATGTAATGAGCGACAAATTGGCAGACGAGCTGGATCGAGCGATTGTAGTCGAAACAGAACAGGTCCCAGAGGACGTGGTTCGCATGCACGCCCGTTGCACTTATATCGACTGCCGTATCGGAACACAACGAGAGATCGAATTGGTTTATCCGGATGAATCAGACCCGGCGATGGGCAAAATCTCCGTGTTGACACCAGTGGGTAGTGCGTTGATCGGACTCCGGGTGGGGCAGGAAATTGCCTGGGAGTTTCCCGATGGTTCCATGCGCTACCTAAAGGTCGCAAGCGTTACCCAGAGTGCTGAATAG
- a CDS encoding ParB/RepB/Spo0J family partition protein, whose product MAKLSGLIGSGKVGKADQKVVDAMPDAPAAAALDSSNEASTPEALDSSTHATVAKTKAALDSSTAKTAVTEMAVSCIRPSPYQVRAVADTDYIETLMASVAQSGVISPIVVRALDSSIHEVIAGHHRLEACRRLGHSSVPVVVRKMTDAQAACALTSDNFVRKELSDYERYKHAKLLKDHEFCKTNSEIGQVLGVSRQLVGFLFGFDDFPAGAKAILEVNPKILGATQANELRDIAREEPDVFTEAIALLAEEKLRQNQIRQWVESKFRSASVRMQRRQEIKIQKPGLRSPIKLTYTDREAKIQAEGLDVEKLKKLIEDNLDSLITQ is encoded by the coding sequence ATGGCTAAGCTCAGCGGTTTGATTGGTAGCGGCAAGGTTGGCAAGGCTGACCAGAAGGTGGTCGATGCGATGCCGGATGCACCGGCTGCTGCCGCGCTAGACTCTAGCAATGAAGCGTCAACTCCTGAGGCGCTAGACTCTAGCACTCATGCTACTGTCGCCAAGACCAAGGCCGCGCTAGACTCTAGCACTGCCAAAACAGCCGTTACCGAGATGGCAGTTTCCTGCATTCGCCCTTCTCCGTACCAAGTGCGAGCCGTGGCTGACACCGACTACATCGAAACGTTGATGGCCAGTGTCGCCCAGTCTGGCGTTATCAGCCCAATCGTTGTTCGAGCGCTAGACTCTAGCATCCACGAAGTTATTGCTGGCCACCATCGCCTTGAGGCATGCCGTCGTCTCGGCCATTCCAGTGTGCCGGTTGTTGTTCGCAAAATGACCGATGCTCAGGCGGCATGTGCGCTGACCTCCGATAACTTCGTACGCAAAGAACTGTCGGATTACGAGCGCTACAAGCATGCAAAGCTCCTAAAGGATCACGAGTTCTGCAAAACGAACAGTGAGATCGGGCAGGTTCTGGGCGTGTCTCGCCAACTCGTTGGCTTCCTCTTTGGTTTCGATGATTTCCCGGCTGGTGCAAAAGCGATCCTCGAAGTGAACCCCAAGATTCTTGGTGCCACTCAAGCCAATGAACTTAGGGATATCGCCCGTGAGGAACCGGATGTTTTCACCGAGGCGATTGCTCTGCTGGCTGAGGAAAAGCTGCGTCAGAACCAGATTCGCCAATGGGTCGAGTCGAAGTTTAGATCTGCGTCGGTTCGTATGCAGCGCCGCCAAGAAATCAAAATCCAGAAGCCCGGTTTGCGCTCGCCAATCAAGCTGACCTACACTGACCGCGAAGCAAAAATTCAGGCTGAAGGCCTGGATGTCGAGAAGCTCAAGAAGCTGATTGAAGACAACCTGGACAGCTTGATTACTCAATAG